One genomic segment of Arthrobacter sp. zg-Y1110 includes these proteins:
- a CDS encoding iron ABC transporter permease: protein MPRSTNSTPGLVPAQAGNPGAAGAGAPAAPRRPLLGAGRGTALLAAGLGMLFLAVITSLAVGAHQLSPAEVAASLWTEISGTGSTYADDVVASRMPRTVLGMVAGAALAVAGVIMQGLTRNPLADPGILGVNAGAAAAMVTGMAFFGLGATSANVWVALPGALLTVLVVYGLASGRRGSTPVRLVLAGTVISAVLLSYIQAIALTRPDVFTMYRFWAVGSLSGRTMEQAYDVLPFFLVGLVAALATGRTLNALALGEEAAASLGLRPQTAKVTGALAAALLCASATAAVGPIGFVGLAVPHIVRSFTGPDHRWLLVLSAILGPALLLFADVAGRLVAQPGEMLTGVITALLGAPLLILAVRRMRAVA from the coding sequence TTGCCAAGGTCGACTAATTCGACGCCTGGCTTGGTTCCGGCGCAGGCCGGAAACCCGGGAGCGGCCGGTGCAGGTGCACCGGCCGCTCCGCGGCGTCCGCTGCTGGGCGCCGGGCGCGGGACGGCACTGCTGGCCGCAGGGCTGGGTATGCTGTTCCTCGCCGTCATCACCAGCCTCGCCGTCGGCGCCCACCAGCTGAGCCCGGCGGAGGTCGCGGCGTCGCTGTGGACGGAAATCAGCGGCACCGGCAGCACCTATGCCGATGACGTGGTGGCCAGCCGGATGCCGCGGACCGTCCTGGGCATGGTGGCCGGCGCCGCCCTGGCCGTGGCCGGGGTAATCATGCAGGGCCTGACCCGCAATCCGCTCGCGGATCCGGGCATCCTGGGCGTCAACGCGGGAGCCGCAGCCGCCATGGTCACGGGAATGGCGTTCTTCGGCCTCGGCGCCACGAGCGCGAATGTCTGGGTAGCCCTGCCCGGTGCCCTGCTCACCGTGCTGGTGGTGTACGGCCTCGCCTCCGGCCGGCGCGGTTCGACGCCGGTCCGGCTGGTCCTGGCCGGCACCGTGATCTCCGCGGTGCTGCTCTCCTATATCCAAGCCATTGCCCTGACCCGCCCGGATGTGTTCACCATGTACCGGTTCTGGGCAGTGGGGTCCCTGAGCGGACGGACCATGGAGCAGGCCTATGACGTCCTGCCGTTCTTCCTGGTGGGACTGGTCGCCGCCCTCGCCACCGGGCGGACCCTGAACGCCCTGGCACTGGGCGAGGAAGCCGCGGCATCGCTCGGCCTGCGGCCGCAGACCGCCAAGGTCACCGGCGCGCTGGCCGCCGCTCTCCTGTGCGCCTCGGCGACCGCCGCCGTCGGGCCCATCGGCTTTGTCGGCCTCGCAGTGCCGCACATCGTGCGCAGCTTTACCGGCCCGGACCACCGCTGGCTGCTGGTCCTGAGCGCGATTCTCGGGCCTGCCCTGCTCCTGTTTGCGGACGTTGCAGGCCGCCTCGTGGCGCAGCCCGGGGAAATGCTCACCGGCGTCATCACCGCCCTGCTGGGCGCACCGCTGCTGATCCTGGCCGTCCGCCGGATGCGGGCGGTGGCATGA